The genome window tttgctgtgttgttaGCGCTGATGGATAAACGATGTGCAGCCACCGCCGACCTGTTTCTTATGTGCGTGTGAGTGGGAatgtgcgtgcgcgtgcacTTAGAGCACGTGAGAGAGAAAAGTATTCTGCGCTGCAAAATCACCAAttaacaactactactactactgctactacagaATATAGTGCAGAATATAGTtttgccattattattattattattattattatggtcctttaaaaaaagaaggatgGTGTTTGCCAGGAAAAACACCTCTGACAACATATAAAATACTACTCATAATTATACTAACTCATAACTATTAGTACGAGTATATTGTTAGGGCGTTGGATAAGcttttgcaaacattttcttAGTTTCATTACTCCAGCAGTCACTCTTGGGATTTGTAGAGCGTCATTACCATCAAAACAATGGGAAATGTAGACAGTGTTACTGAAGCTATTGCTGGGCATTGGCAAGCAGGTACTAGACAGTGTATATTGATTTAATATCCATGGGATGTGAGGGATTTTGGTTATAGTATGATGTGGCATTAGTGTTGCCCTTGTTTGTTGCATTGGGATGGAGTTATCTGAACGTATAAGGCTGTGGTAGCTGTTCTGTGTTTTGCCTCTGCTGGTTGTgttcatcatatccacattactaatgattgtttttatgaaaaatctcatggtgtatatatattttgtgaaagcaccaatagtaaCCCCTACCGTATGATCACAATATTAATAACAGGGTATTCGATCCAAAAAATATTGCCATGTTTcatttgtccatattgcccatcCCTACTGAAAAGCACTGATAGGATTTGTATCATGGTAAACCGCAAAGCTTTACAGAATTGacttaaaatgtgtaaatgaaacTCTAAATAAAATTTACTGCGTAACACCTGGATAGACTTAGTTAAATATACTCTTTCAGCATGTACTATTTCAGATTTAACACAGTgctctaaaatgtaaatgtcataaCATATGAGAATGAGGTGCATAAATAGTCCTTATCAAATATCTCTTTAtataacaacattaaaatatcatGTTATACACAGAACTAGAGAATCAATATTCTTAAAACTAATGATATTAaacttattgatttttttttttccacagctacAACTGAAACATGATACTATTTTCTTTGCAGCTGCTCTTCTGTGGGTGACAGTTTTCTCAACCCACTGCGTGCATCAGCCCACAGGACCACAGAGTCCAAGAGGCGGGCACCATGGCAACGCCTTTTAGTATTGATGATGCCTTTGTgctggaaggagaggaggaagtagCCGTGTCTGATGAGGAGATAGAGGGATGGAAAGGCagggacaaagacagagagggaggagagatgaCATTCGGTCCTCTATCGTTCTCTAAACCTCAGAGCCATCCCGTGCCCGCTGCAGCTGGCTCCCCTGAGCACAGTAATCTAAAATACCAGGTAACCCCAAACACCCACCTCTGCACACAGATTATctaactttttgttttcttgaaaCTGCAGTTTATTTCTAATCTGTTCTGTTTACATCTTTAGAATCTGGAAAATGAAGATGTTTTAGGCAGCAGTGGCAATTCCTCCTTCAATAACTTCTTCAAAATCAGGtggggcaacacacacacacacacacacacacacacaccccgttATACTCTGTGAATATGGGTTGTTGTGTTTGGTCAGATGAGGCTGAGTATGTATGCATCTGCTTGCCCCACAGCGATCCTGCAACTCTGTCTTACTGCAGCTCCCAGTGGTCCTTCAGCACATTGAGTTCAGTCACCCAGCTGTCGGCGCACTGCTGCGGgtaatttcacacacacacttcaaagacatacacactgacaaCTAGGGGTGTAATGCTCCATGGATCTGGATCGATACATTGATATAATGATCATTGAGCCAATATAATAGATACTAAGTGAAAATATCAATCCATATTGTCATCTTTGAgatacacttttattttgaaattcccattGCACGTCTGTATCACTGTTTCCATCCAAGCCCACGGCTTTCCTAGGTGATGAAATAGTACCAGAGACAATAAGGATATCTACTCCCCTCTCGGGAATAAATCAgcagtgtggaaatattttggataTCAGAGAAAGATGGGTCAAGTGACAAAACGCATGCCATACGCAAACAATTCCAGCACGAAATAAAAAGCTCAGGAATCATGACGAACCTGGAGAAGCacctaaaacagaaaaacagtgttgtaatgtaacaGATTGTGTTAAATGGGCATATGATGTTGTCTAATTGAATCGAATCAAAATGATATTGTGGCTGTCGTTGTGATATCGGCAAATATCAAATCATTGTCCAAAGaatcaatataatattgtatCATGATGACGCTTGTGATTTACACGACaagtaacaactgaaacaaacacagctaattaaaaaaaaaaaaaaaatatatatatattttcctcaGATGGGTGTCCCATCCACTGGTCAAAAAAAACCGAAGAGTTGTTCTCGCTTCATTCCTTCTCCTCATCACTGGAGTGGGTAAGTCTTCAAAAGAGGCCTTGCCAAGACACTTTGCTTCTTGAAATTTTTCTTGTTCACCGAGTGTAGTATTTCTCATcctgaagaaaacaaatcaatGTCTACAGTTCTTATTTTATGATTTCTAAGACCTCTTTTCATGATTTCAAAGGTCACAGGAAGAATGTCAGGCCTGAGTCAGTCTCACCTTTGCACTCTTTAGTATCGGTTACATTATCGAGGATGTTAACTCTACTCTGCTTTTACACTGATTGTAAGAGAATCTGACTATGgtgtaaataaagaaataaaatggatgCAGTTGTATATTACAAAAGGTGTGCATCATAGACAGTAAGACCCAAGTAAACATCCCTGATTGTCAGTACACACATAGTTTAGTTTTCTACCTCAAATGTTGTGCAATTTTAAAGCAGTTAGTTTGTTCAGTGTTGTGACATGCTTTCAGCACACAGTGAACTTTGTCCCCATGTTGATCTTCTGTGTATaactgagagtttttttttttttttacattcaggcactagaaaaataaattatagctTACTGTTCTGTTACTACTGTTAatttatcttcttcttcttcttcttcttcttcttcttctttttttaattccccAGCTCTTATTTTCACGGGTATTGTCATACAGTTGAGCCCAGATGCAGGTAAGAAAGGTAAAAGGATATGCAGGCCCATCAATACTTGTTGTACTTTTGCTTCTTCTTGGCGGttcagaaataataataatcatattcATAAtcaaaatgatatgatgatgatgataataaccaTATAAGCTGTACTTGACAATATCTCCAGTAATCCCAGCAGCATTACAAGCAGTAAATAATGAATTTATGTATTgtacatatttcaaaataaaagctttactTAATTATCAGATAAGTAAATGCACCAGGAACAGTGAATAAACAGTTATGGGCATAGTTATACAAAACCTGGGTAAACAACAATATTAAACACagtagaaacaaaaacatgaaagcagaTCTTTTACCGTGTTGCTCAGCAGTGTCAGTTTGTAAGGCAACATGTTTTTTCTGAGGGATCGTTTCCTGGCAGAGGCTTCCATTTCTTCCTGGGGGTGACAGCAGAGTGTAATGTGTTTTGGCTGCTTAGAACTGTCTTGAAAATACTCAATGCagacacagtaaaaaaacaaaacaaaacaaacaaacaaaaaaaaacaaacaaacaaacaaaaaaaaaacttggagaaAGCCAAACAAAGCTTCACATTTACTGTGATTGATTATGTACCTCGGGCGATCGTCAAGTCAGTGGAAGTTGCTTTTCCTGCTGTACAAGAATGACAGGAACTGGCTTCTTCGGACGGCcagaaaatgaacttttataTCCCCAATTCACACTGAGTATATGCAGACACCATCAGGAATAATGTAAAGGAGATGTGCAAGCTAAATGATTggctcaaaaacacacaaagaataaGACGATAACATTGCAATTGGTATCTTATCATTTTCACCATTCGTCAAAATACGAGATACAGTCTTTACTCTTGAATAGCAAAAGCTCAAGTCGTGTCCAgcattgtaaaagaaaaaatctcCTTAGCACTCCCAGCTCATGTTTTGCCAAACCCACTGATGCAGCCAGGCTTTGCAAGCAACCAGCATATCCTGCTGACTGTAGGTTCTAGCTGATAAACCGTGGACTTGTCTCTACAGGTGTttcaagtgccattttcttcGTACCGGGATTTCTTCTCTTCATTCCTGGGGGTAAGTAGAACCTCTTGTTCTTAAAACTTTCtcctttaacttttttttttctttttttttttttttaattgtgtgtatgtgggtagGTTGTGGGtaagctgtgtgtatgtatatacatgtatgttTGAGTATGTATATTCGTGCATTTACTATAGTGACTTAAATTACGCTCAAACAGCCAGTAGAAAGTAGCCCAGATCtacattttttcttcaaatctCAAATGAGATCTCAGATGTCCTTTTTTATACCAGCATGAACAGCAAAACATGACATCGACATTTTCAGTTATGATTTTGGACACTTTCATATGTTGTTCTACATcagattcctgctgatgtgatgggtagatcagaacaatcagatcctatgcttttttgttgttgttgtttttccacccGCTGAGCACTCCTATCACTGTCAGAGcgtcattattcattcattgccAGCAGTgttggacaaaacaaaacatggaggatTGCAGCAACAATGACAGGGAGACAGCAGGTTGCAGATATATAGGAGGAATGCTTCAATCCAAGCCGGGCCCCTCACCACtgttaccacagcaaacagttgaAAAAATTAATGCCTGCGCCACTGTTTCATTAATTGTCATGATGAAGTGTCGTGCCAATAACATTTTTGGTTTTTCAGCAGTGAGTTTGTTGTAAATGTGGGCTCATGGTACAGGTCTGTTCACACTCATGTCAGATGCAGGTCATGTATAAAGATGAATTTGAACagtgaaagcaaaaaaatcagatctgagggggaaaaaaacaaaaaaaaaacagaactgagTCAGTTCCAACCATGGTGTGCAGGTAGCCTTAGACTGACTTTATGTGTATGCTTTTTGTGGGCCTGTTATGTTATTGTTCCACTTTTCTGACCACATATGATCACAAAAAaactttcagtgttttttcttctttttttaagttggCTTTGGGCTGCAGCACCTTAATTGCTTCGTCGACATAATAATCTGATTTCCTGTGTTTCCACCAGTGTACCATGTGATATACATCAGCTGTGCTGTCCGCGGGAGAAGAGGCTTCAAGCTTTTCTACCTaccttattttgaaaaatgacaagttATGCCACACTACATCTTAGctacatgtttttgttgttctcaTCGTCTTTattatgaaatgcatttttgtcacAAATTGCAACAAGTGTAACAAAAGAGATTGtcacattgttgtttttaaagatttttatcCTGTCATTATTATGACCACTACTAACTGAACCACTCAGTGCCTCAATTATGTTTCCACTACACCAGATAACTGTGTCTGTACGTGTTTGTGGATGAGAAGGAGATTTGCCCTGCTTGTGTTTATGTCATATGTGTGAATAATGACTGTGAAATTACAATAAACTTTTTGTATATTACTTTAACATTATGTCTATTGATTTAGTTTGCACAATGGGGACAATGTGAGCTATTGTTGCTTCTATTTAATAGgcgcatgtcgctgcaggatcaCACCTTCAGCTTTGTCATCTATGTAGTACACAGCTGTTTACTGCCATCTACTGTTTTTGTTATCGAGATTACTGTTTTTGacgtgccaatttttttttttttttttttttttttaatggaagtaTAAAACAACAGCTTCCTGGAATATCCActgatgctgtgttttttggtacCTTTAAAGTTTTTCCACAGTTAATTTATTTCAGGATCACTGTCTCAAGAAACACACTGTGGGCAGGAAACCACTGCAGTGTTCAAATCCTTGACATGAATACtagttttgtgattttgttacGTTTCTGTAACAAAAACGGTTGTCAGAGATTGTGGTTATCAATCCCAGTTCATATCATTAAGTTAAGTCAGTAACTAATGCTGATATTTAGTGTAGGTGTGATTATAAGGCataattttcattatttgtttttacagtggATCACTAACAACTTACATAAACAAGAGTTTCTACACCTTGTCAAGGATGAATCAAGCAGAGATGAAAGATAAATCAGGCAACTCACCAAGTGAtgctttatatattttaaaaaatgccaatgAAATTGATGGCTTATGTGCAAATATGACCAGCCAATATTTAGATGGAAAATACAGTGATGGGTAGCTTACATATTTTTTCCTGTGGTGATAAATCTTACTGCTTCACATAGTTCAACAGATCTAAAGGAGAGGGGGCTTCGTTATTAATGTTATATACAGGATTTTTAAGTAATTTAAATCAGCAATTCAAGGCCAGTGTTTATCTTAGGAATTTGCATCGTCTTAACAAGCAAGCTCCAAAGCTCCACGACACACTCTTCTTTTCATAATCTTTTTCCAGCACCGAGGTGAGTGCTGACCCAATCACCATGAATCTATAATGCAAACCAGTGCTTATCATTTCTCGATAAATCCTCATTAATGTCTCTCTGGCAGCTTCCCATTCCCTTTCTGTCAGATGTCTTAAAATATTAAGATATCTTTCACAATTATTCATATCCTTGCCATCTCAGACTTGCAAATAAGTTTTTTCAGCAAATTACTCTTTCCATTTGAACTCCATAGAAAGATAAAGTTATCATCAGGATGTTTGTTTTACATCCCAGCATGACATATTTGAACTTCTCCGCTGAAATCTAAAATCCCCACTTATTCAGTTCTTCACCTGATATGAGGCTTTCTGACCTTTTCCATAAAGACACGGAATTTGCAATTAAAAGTAATCCTTAACTTGTGAAATATGTCACTGAAAAGCACTGAGCTTCCTTGAGGGGGCTTATTCTCTTATCTCTATTGACACTGAATAAGCCATCTTTCCACAGAACATTGTGTACTCCTTGTATATCACTATACACAGCCACATCACTCTCTATCCACTATTGCTTTTTTAGCAGCAACTGTTTCTCTAAGTTACATTTTTTGATCTTTCTAAggtttcatgcatttttttccccctttatcttttttcttatCAGGTTTTATTGAAGTTTTACCATGTTCTTGGTTGTGGATCTAAGGTTGCTTTCATCTCAGTGTTGTGTTCATTATAATATGGATTGTGCATTATGAAGCCTTTTaagactgtaactgtgattatgggctaaataaatacatttatgtgaCATAAATTGCTTTTATACCCTATATAGCCCCAGTTGGTGGTTAATCCTGGTCCTTGGGAATCTCTCAGAGGATACAATTTCCTTTgtaagagagatggagaaatgaTTATTCATCGCTCTACAGAATTTGGTCTACTAGCCACTATTGGCTATTCAATAGTGGCTAGTAAAGCTAGTAGATGTTTAAGACCTTATACATGATGATTTATGATGATGAGAATACGTTTGAGGAAAATCAGCATAATCTTACTGTTCGTTTTTCATAATAAATctcaaattcagatttttgtGAGTTTGGTGAATTGGATTAGATTAGTGCTGTgattaattttcatttcaatttcaactgggtttatttttttttactgtgtctCGGCCACATTGGGCTCTAGAGGGCGCTGCGTTGCCCGTCCGATTCCGCCCGAAGTGACTTCTGATCTGCATTCGGCAAACATCGTCACTGACTAACTGACTCAGTCAAGGATGGAGGAATTGGCACGCAAGCTACTCGAAGAAGGGATACAAAAGAAGCTGGTTAGCCCCGGTAGAGGAGAACTATCGGCGTTTCCCGATGGGACCAAGGTAAAATCATCCTTACATGGCTCGACGGGTGTAGTCCGACCTCCTGAATTGATTTTTATAAGCGAGGCGAccgacgttagctaacgtcaaTGCTACCATCAGATAACTTGGCTAACGTTAGACTGTAACTTAGCTGTCACTTTGTTTATCGTGATAGCGAAAGCGTTGCGTTTGTGTGCAGATAACGCTCACGACCCTGTAGACCGTATTGGTTTTGTGGCGATATGTGAGGTTTAATTCGTTCGGGCGTTTTTTCGCTAAATCTTGAACATTTTTTCATCTCTGATGGTAAGAAAAGTGGGCGGGACAGGATGGCATGTGTTTTCCAGTTGTGATTGGCTTGCCTGTGCCGTCAGTCTGTTTCCTGTGGTTGTGGTTGGACAGAAAATGATGGACATCAGAGGTTCTCCGAGCCTGCCCAGTCGCGATTCCTCTTCTATTGTTTGAACTAAATTAGCTACCACAACGATATTGAGTGCTAAAAATGACTTAACATTAGTGATGCGGTCCTGCTAACTGTTTAGTTCTTGTGTTCATCAGCTGCTTGTTTTCCATCTCACCCTCCTCTGTGCGACTTGACCAGGTGGTCTTCCACTACCGCACCAGCCAGTGTGATGGCACGGTGCTGGACGACTCCAGAAAAATGGGAGGCCACTGCAAACCCATGGAGCTCATCCTGGGCAAGAAGTTCAAGCTGGCTGTGTGGGAGAGGGTAGTCATCACCATGAGGGAAGGCGAGATTGCAGATTTTACCTGCGACCCAAAGGTCAGTAAGACATCCAAAAGGGATTTCATACGCTCACCTTCGAATGCTCACCTTGCAATATGGTATATTAACATCCTTTGTACTGATAAATACTCTCCTCACCCGACAGCACACAGCACTGTACCCACTGGTGTCCCAGTCCCTGAGGAACATCAGTGTGGGAAAAGACCCCCTTGAGGGCCAGAGGCACTGCTGTGGCATCGCCCAAATCCACTCCCATCACTCTCTGGGGCACCAGGACTTGGACCATCTCCAGGCCAATCCACAGCCTCTCATTTTCACCATAGAGCTGCTAGAGGTCAGTGTGAACAGACTGAAGAGAATTTACATTAACTGTATCTACTGACAGCACATGCATGaccatacatgcacacatcagTAACCACTGACTTGTGGTTTGGCTAGGTATTATGTCTCCTCCCTGGTGAAGATGATGTCCCAATGCCATTGACCATACACTAAaaactttgcatgtgtgttgttgCAGCAGTATAGCAAATAAGTACTGTGGAAGTCACCAGAATTAATACTGAGATACCAAGTTAAAATCAAAATTTGTAACCAGTAccattactatttttttttttagatttggtAGTGTCTTGATACCTCACTCTATAACTCAGTTGGTTTTATTCTAATACACTTAAGCTGTATGCTTAAATGCCTGAAACACCTAAAGTTGCAGCCATGCTTACAGGGCTGTAAATCATGATGAAAGCACATAATAATcactttgtatttattgttacatCAGGACATCTGGTACAGCTCCTCTAATTTGAAATTAGCATTTTGTTGAACCGCTTTGTTATCACTTGAATTCTACAGGCCAGTGTTGCTCTTGTATCTCAGTGTTTGTATTCTAATGTAGCCTATATGTTTTAAACTTGAAAGACAAattttctgtttacttgttaCTAACCCTAACTTTTTTAACAAAGAAACATTACTGGAGTGGGTCCCAGCCAGTCTGTTAGCTAGCATCCACCCCACTGAGTACCGTATATGACTTATCAAGACACTGGATCCATACCAGCTCTGTGGACAGTGACTCTGACCTCTCTGCAGGAGGACAGCTGGAAAAAGAATTACAAATAAACCATCACATTATCATTACGTTATGTAtcctataaataaatattaacactACAATAGACAACTACAGAGACAGCTGCCCTGCCATTCCTGTCATGTCGCAGTTGACTCATTTTTACCAAGTGCAGTGCGAAGCCACCATTGATCTCAGTTCTCCTCCACTCAGGTGCTACCTCCTGGCTCCTTCCAGCTTGACATGTGGGCCatgacagacaaagagaagctCGAGTTGGTGCCTCAGATCCATGAAGAGGGAAACACCCTTTTCAAACAGGGACAGATAAAACAGGCCACAGAGAAGTACTACAATGGCATTGCCTGCCTAAAAAATCTACAGATGAAGGTTAGAGGACAGTTAATCCTTTGATgctcctcctgtgtttttttgtttttttttcttgtacaggCACTGTACTCCATTGCTCAATAGATAATCATGGTGCAGTCATGTCTACTTCAGTGTTAACACTTACATATGCCATAAAATGCCTCCAAGTGCCTCTGTAACTCTCCTGCCTGTGCCTTTGCCCTCCTCTCAGGAGCATCCTGGAGATGAGGCATGGATCAAGCTGGATCACATGATCACGCCCCTCCTTCTTAACTACTGCCAGTGCCAGTTACTTCAGGGCCAGTACTACGAAGTCATCAAGCACTGCTCATCCTTGCTCTTCAAATATGATGGTAAGGCTTGGCTTTGGACTCTAGAGAGGTAGTTTGCTATTGATCGACCAGTCCAGGATGTACTGTCAAGTAGTAGTGTCGTCAGCAAAGGTGCAGCAGTGTAGTGAACTTGGGCTTGTTCAGATTCACTAAGGTGAGTGTGTTTCTGGGATGCTGGAATACACTGTTAAGAATTGTTATGGTGTCATGTGGCAAATTCAGTGAAACATAAGTGAAGGACTTTGCTCACTTGTTCACCCCAGTGACTTGTCTACTTTCACTCTGAAAGTCTAGAGTAGTTAGCTGGTGAATATTGCCGCTTGTCTTGCGGACGTATGCTAGTAAGCTGTTAAACTCTGAATTAGTTCATTGATGTGAATGCTCACCTCGGATTTATGACACAAGGAACACTAACATTGCATCTTGTGTGCCTCTAAAATGTCCTTCTCTAcaattgtgatattttgtgagtgtgtgtggtttgaaaTGGCCAGAATCATCTAGAAAAGATAAGTTGTCTGATTTTATATTCATCTTATATGTAACTATAAATGTATGATCCATACGGATAACTATATGACTGGTTCTGACTACACCCAGCTGCAAcagtagtttttatttttaattcacaaCATTCTTTTGAATCTGATGGACAAATTGAAATCAGTGGCTGTGTAGTTGTTGTATATCGTTTTTAGATTTGCAACACCGGTGTTGTGAGCTATAGGGTTTTAGTGATGGTTGACAGCCAGTGCTTTATTCAATTAACACATACTGAAGTCACAGTTACATATCAGTGCTCAGTATGCAACACCACAGTGTGAAATTAAACCAGAAAGCAATTCACACGTTTGGCAGTGGATCCAGTAACATAATAATTAAACAGTCTATTATGAATAGAATCAAGGTATCGTGATATATAAAAAGACACTTAACAGAGATTGAACAAAATCACTAGAAAGTTATCATTATGACTGacttaaattgtttttatttgtctggtTTAACAGCTAACTATCTTAAAATCTGCAAATTGTCTCTTCTCCAACATATGCAACTAAGTTACATTATGGTTCATGATCATCTACTGTGTAGGTGTATATAAGTTTCTTTCTCTTGGTCAGTAATATTCATTTGTTGCTGGATTTGTTTCTGGCTGCACCATGTGGCTGATAAAGTAAAACCGATTGTAAAATTATAggttctgttgttgttgttgttgttgtttttttccatcttatAATAACTTAATTTTTCATGACTATTCTCTctcatgttcatttatttatttatttttgtctttaacATCTGCCCCAGTCACTTAATTACAAACTATGTCTTGCCTGAGGTGGTATCGAACCATATGatctgagttttgtttttttcttagtttttcttCTTAGTTCTTTATTATAGCCATGTCCTTGGTCTCCCTCCTGACCATGGCATTCTGAACATATGAAGTAAATGCTTGCTACCGGGACAATAAATAAGATTAGACGGTGAAAACTCTCATTTCCTTTGCTGTCTCCCGTCCCTCACAGACAATGTGAAGGCCTTATACAAGCGAGGTAAGGCCCATGCAGCAGTGTGGAATGAGACAGAGGCACGAGCTGACTTTGCCAAGGTGGTGGAGCTGGACCCAACGCTGGCGCCCTCTGTGGCCAAGGAGCTGCGGGCCATGGAGGAGAAAATCAGGGccaaggaaaaggaggagaagggtCGCTATAAAGGCCTGTTCAACAACGACAGGCCACCAGCCACCGCCACTACAGTCAGTCTGCgcttttattattgtaatattgcTTGACCTTATTCCATCTGTCTCTATCATGGTCAtcaaatattaattatttatgaaAATTGTATTTGATGTGATCTATTGTAGCATTATGGTGAAgtattaaatttttaaaaaatggtgctACCCTTCCTCCTCACAGGGCTGAATCTCATGGAGTTGGAACAAGAGGATGCTTGTGACTGTGAATTTCAAGATGGAGGAGAAGCAGTAGACACTGCTGACATGTCTAGTTTTATCAGTGCACCAAAGCCATACACTTTCCCCCCCACCACACTGTTATCCatgccacacattcacacagtcatGTCATACATATACACTTAATTGACCCCTCACTGTACTGATATTATCGAGGTGCGATTTACCCAAGGCATGAGGAAGACATTCCTGCCTTATGATTTTTTATCTCCCGTCCTTTATATAGAAAATCTCGCCTCTGTTGCAGATTGCTTCTGGACATTGTCAGCTTGACGTTATGAAAGCCCACTGTCATACAAAAATCTTCCTAGctgtggagggttttttttttttttttttttt of Myripristis murdjan chromosome 1, fMyrMur1.1, whole genome shotgun sequence contains these proteins:
- the aip gene encoding AH receptor-interacting protein — translated: MEELARKLLEEGIQKKLVSPGRGELSAFPDGTKVVFHYRTSQCDGTVLDDSRKMGGHCKPMELILGKKFKLAVWERVVITMREGEIADFTCDPKHTALYPLVSQSLRNISVGKDPLEGQRHCCGIAQIHSHHSLGHQDLDHLQANPQPLIFTIELLEVLPPGSFQLDMWAMTDKEKLELVPQIHEEGNTLFKQGQIKQATEKYYNGIACLKNLQMKEHPGDEAWIKLDHMITPLLLNYCQCQLLQGQYYEVIKHCSSLLFKYDDNVKALYKRGKAHAAVWNETEARADFAKVVELDPTLAPSVAKELRAMEEKIRAKEKEEKGRYKGLFNNDRPPATATTG
- the tmem134 gene encoding transmembrane protein 134 isoform X1; this encodes MATPFSIDDAFVLEGEEEVAVSDEEIEGWKGRDKDREGGEMTFGPLSFSKPQSHPVPAAAGSPEHSNLKYQNLENEDVLGSSGNSSFNNFFKISDPATLSYCSSQWSFSTLSSVTQLSAHCCGWVSHPLVKKNRRVVLASFLLLITGVALIFTGIVIQLSPDAGKKGVSSAIFFVPGFLLFIPGVYHVIYISCAVRGRRGFKLFYLPYFEK
- the tmem134 gene encoding transmembrane protein 134 isoform X2 — translated: MATPFSIDDAFVLEGEEEVAVSDEEIEGWKGRDKDREGGEMTFGPLSFSKPQSHPVPAAAGSPEHSNLKYQNLENEDVLGSSGNSSFNNFFKISDPATLSYCSSQWSFSTLSSVTQLSAHCCGWVSHPLVKKNRRVVLASFLLLITGVALIFTGIVIQLSPDAGVSSAIFFVPGFLLFIPGVYHVIYISCAVRGRRGFKLFYLPYFEK